Proteins encoded together in one Eublepharis macularius isolate TG4126 chromosome 2, MPM_Emac_v1.0, whole genome shotgun sequence window:
- the LOC129324801 gene encoding DEP domain-containing protein 7-like produces the protein MASVKEKAAALNLCPLYSPANKPPGFSLAQRPFGATYVWSSIINALETQVEVKKRHQNLKCYNDCFIGSDAVDVVYAHLLQNKYFGEVDISRTKVVRVCQALMDYKVFEAVSTRFFGREKRSVFEDSSCSLYRFSSTASQVNSPSERECSSHFVHPRQEKRALLSTPVKSESLENLLENLNLKPVSSPQVNTFSSLSRQVINEVWREQTIVRLLQLIDLPLLDSLLEYGEMAARFPQTQLEDKCRITSSYLDREILKAFGDSQADEWLSAAIDCLEYLPDQMVIDASQSLPESPDTVHVGKLLLFDIISRYYSKKKEPLLNHAPDIQLGIAEQLVNGKTEQALEAVQLYLKLLDSSTREEFRRLLYFMAVVAQNSELKLQKESDNRMVVKRHFSKAIVNNKTLSKGKTDLLVLFLVDFQKEVLKIPGTLHKIVSDKLVALQQGRDSSLDSGYTFCQRLDENEYRYSVQKTTKDELLTLLKTIDEDVSLSTKEREKKLDQFYATNPALFLQYFGERATDGTV, from the exons ATGGCCTCTGTGAAGGAGAAGGCGGCAGCTTTGAATCTCTGTCCTCTCTACAGTCCAGCGAACAAGCCTCCAG GTTTCAGTCTGGCACAAAGACCGTTTGGAGCAACATATGTCTGGAGCAGCATTATCAATGCCCTTGAGACCCAAGTGGAAGTGAAAAAGCGACATCAAAACCTGAAATGCTATAATGACTGCTTCATTGGCTCCGATGCTGTAGATGTTGTGTATGCCCACCTTCTCCAGAACAAATACTTTGGTGAGGTGGATATTTCTCGAACTAAAGTTGTGAGAGTCTGCCAAGCATTGATGGACTACAAGGTGTTTGAAGCAGTTTCTACTAGATTCTTTGGGAGAGAGAAACGGTCTGTGTTTGAAGATAGTAGCTGCTCCCTCTACCGGTTTTCAAGTACAGCAAGCCAAGTGAATAGCCCCTCTGAGAGAGAGTGTAGTAGCCATTTCGTTCATCCAAG ACAGGAGAAAAGAGCATTACTTAGCACACCAGTGAAATCTGAAAGCTTGGAGAATCTCTTGGAAAACTTGAATCTAAAGCCTGTAAGTTCTCCTCAAGTAAACACCTTTTCAAGTTTGTCTCGCCAAG TTATTAATGAAGTCTGGAGAGAGCAAACAATTGTGCGTCTACTACAGCTTATTGATCTTCCACTTCTGGACTCTTTGCTCGAGTATGGAGAGATGGCAGCTAGATTTCCACAAACCCAGCTGGAGGATAAATGTAGAATCACAAGCAGCTACCTGGACCGAGAGATTCTGAAAGCGTTTGGTGACTCTCA GGCAGATGAATGGCTTTCAGCTGCAATCGACTGCTTGGAATATCTTCCTGATCAGATGGTGATTGATGCCAGCCAAAGTTTGCCTGAAAGTCCTGACACAGTACATGTGGGGAAACTGCTCCTCTTTGATATCATTAGTAGATACTACAGTAAAAAAAAGGAACCACTCTTAAATCATGCCCCTGATATCCAGCTGGGAATTGCAGAACAGCTAG TGAATGGAAAGACTGAACAGGCTTTGGAAGCAGTTCAGCTCTACTTGAAATTGTTGGATAGCTCCACAAGAGAAGAGTTCCGGAGGCTGCTATACTTCATGGCTGTTGTAGCTCAGAATTCTGAGCTAAAGCTTCAAAAAGAG agTGACAACCGGATGGTTGTGAAAAGACATTTCTCTAAAGCTATAGTGAACAATAAAACACTATCTAAAGGAAAAACTGATCTTCTGGTTTTATTTTTGGTGGACTTTCAAAAAGAAGTTTTAAAG ATCCCAGGGACATTGCATAAAATTGTTAGTGACAAGCTTGTGGCTCTACAACAAGGGAGAGATTCCAGCCTGGATTCAG GGTATACCTTCTGCCAGAGGCTTGATGAAAACGAATATCGCTACAGTGTTCAGAAGACTACAAAAGATGAACTCTTAACTTTGCTAAAAACTATTGATGAAGATGTGAGTCTCTCCaccaaagagagggaaaaaaagctAGATCAGTTCTATGCTACTAATCCAGCTTTATTTTTGCAGTATTTCGGAGAACGAGCTACAGATGGGACTGTGTAA
- the LOC129323448 gene encoding DEP domain-containing protein 7-like has product MASVKEKAAALNLCPLYSPANKPPGFSLAQRPFGATYVWSSIINALETQVEVKKRHQNLKCYNDCFIGSDAVDVVYAHLLQNKYFGEVDISRTKVVRVCQALMDYKVFEAVSTRFFGREKRSVFEDSSCSLYRFSSTASQVNSPSERECSSHFVHPSLRAGAAIASDASLPYSWSGIHPAIPVAVGSAITASSSP; this is encoded by the exons ATGGCCTCTGTGAAGGAGAAGGCGGCAGCTTTGAATCTCTGTCCTCTCTACAGTCCAGCGAACAAGCCTCCAG GTTTCAGTCTGGCACAAAGACCGTTTGGAGCAACATATGTCTGGAGCAGCATTATCAATGCCCTTGAGACCCAAGTGGAAGTGAAAAAGCGACATCAAAACCTGAAATGCTATAATGACTGCTTCATTGGCTCCGATGCTGTAGATGTTGTGTATGCCCACCTTCTCCAGAACAAATACTTTGGTGAGGTGGATATTTCTCGAACTAAAGTTGTGAGAGTCTGCCAAGCATTGATGGACTACAAGGTGTTTGAAGCAGTTTCTACTAGATTCTTTGGGAGAGAGAAACGGTCTGTGTTTGAAGATAGTAGCTGCTCCCTCTACCGGTTTTCAAGTACAGCAAGCCAAGTGAATAGCCCCTCTGAGAGAGAGTGTAGTAGCCATTTCGTTCATCCAAG TTTGAGAGCAGGGGCAGCAATTGCCTCAGACGCCAGTCTTCCCTACAGCTGGAGCGGCATCCATCCAGCCATCCCTGTGGCTGTGGGCTCAGCCATCACAGCAAGCAGCAGTCCCTAG